A region from the Marinobacter sp. SS13-12 genome encodes:
- a CDS encoding sigma-70 family RNA polymerase sigma factor, producing MMAIDVEQDELMGLLIAVAREDRQAFQRLYDKVSGRMFGLCLKLASQRDLAEEAVQDAFVQIWHHAGEYHNERGAPLSWMLTIARYRTLDLMRSRKAKQTSGDSHLDHMEDGREGPLDVSLRSAGAAELTGCLEELSESQRDSILLSYYRGFTHDELSEALSSPVGTVKSWIRRGLMALKRCLER from the coding sequence ATGATGGCCATTGATGTAGAGCAGGACGAACTCATGGGGCTGCTAATCGCAGTTGCCCGTGAGGACCGGCAGGCGTTCCAGCGACTGTATGACAAAGTCTCTGGCAGGATGTTCGGGCTTTGCCTGAAGCTGGCCAGCCAGCGGGATCTCGCCGAAGAGGCGGTACAGGATGCCTTTGTGCAGATCTGGCACCATGCCGGTGAGTATCACAACGAGCGTGGCGCACCCCTGAGCTGGATGCTGACCATTGCCCGTTACCGCACTCTGGACCTGATGAGGTCCCGTAAGGCGAAGCAGACATCCGGCGATAGCCACCTGGACCATATGGAAGACGGGCGGGAAGGGCCACTGGATGTCTCACTTCGCAGTGCCGGCGCAGCGGAGCTTACCGGCTGCCTTGAGGAATTGTCCGAGTCACAGCGGGACAGCATTCTGCTGTCGTATTACCGGGGCTTTACCCACGATGAGCTGTCAGAGGCGTTGAGCTCTCCTGTTGGAACCGTCAAAAGCTGGATCAGACGCGGGCTGATGGCTCTGAAGAGGTGCCTGGAGCGATGA
- a CDS encoding DUF4331 domain-containing protein, with protein MNTLFKRSGLALAVAGLCLTTGLTQASSHREAPFITEVPKVDGTDFYMFRSYETGREDFVTLIANYLPLQDAYGGPNYFDLDEDAVYEIHIDNSGNAQEDLTFRFQFSDILNDIQLAVGPDGQQKMVSVPLKNIGDASNGDNVQFSQEYTVSVIRGDRRTGTVQTATNASTGTETFARPLDNIGGKSFADYEGYANGHIFDIAIPGCGTNGQVFVGQRKEAFAVNLGEIFDLVNTNPLGPRNGEGAGDLADKNVTSFALEVPTDCLTGTAATASGDPVIGGWTTASVRQARVINPAPTANDKGATVEGGAWTQVSRLGMPLVNEVVIGLKDKDGFNASEPKDDGQFATYVTHPTLPELLEILFGVTAPNNFPRNDLVTAFLTGVPDLNGPDGVTASEMLRLNPAIATTAAASQNDLGVLGGDNAGFPNGRRPVDDTVDISLRVAMGVLADPADAPDGDLEYTDGVQLDPTELRETFPYLATPIAGSPNS; from the coding sequence ATGAACACACTGTTTAAACGCTCCGGCCTCGCACTTGCGGTAGCCGGACTTTGTCTTACCACCGGCCTGACACAGGCTTCCAGCCACCGTGAAGCACCTTTTATCACAGAAGTGCCCAAAGTCGACGGTACCGATTTCTACATGTTCCGCAGTTACGAGACCGGACGTGAGGACTTCGTCACCCTTATCGCCAACTACCTGCCGTTACAGGACGCTTACGGCGGCCCCAATTACTTCGATCTGGACGAGGATGCCGTTTACGAAATCCACATTGATAACAGCGGTAACGCGCAGGAAGACCTCACCTTTCGTTTCCAGTTCTCCGACATACTGAACGACATCCAGCTGGCGGTCGGGCCTGACGGCCAGCAGAAAATGGTTTCGGTGCCCCTCAAGAACATCGGTGATGCCAGCAATGGCGATAATGTTCAGTTCAGCCAGGAATACACCGTATCGGTGATCCGTGGTGACCGCCGTACCGGCACGGTGCAGACCGCCACCAATGCCAGCACCGGCACGGAGACCTTTGCCAGACCGCTGGACAACATTGGAGGCAAGTCCTTTGCGGACTACGAAGGCTATGCCAATGGGCATATCTTTGACATCGCCATACCCGGCTGTGGCACCAACGGCCAGGTGTTTGTGGGACAACGCAAGGAAGCTTTCGCCGTCAACCTCGGCGAGATTTTCGATCTGGTAAACACCAACCCCCTCGGCCCCCGCAACGGCGAAGGCGCGGGCGACCTTGCCGACAAGAACGTGACCTCATTTGCGCTGGAAGTGCCCACCGATTGCCTGACAGGCACTGCAGCAACGGCGTCCGGCGACCCGGTAATTGGTGGATGGACTACCGCCAGCGTGCGTCAGGCCCGGGTAATCAACCCGGCACCGACGGCAAACGACAAGGGTGCTACCGTAGAGGGCGGCGCCTGGACCCAGGTATCCAGACTGGGTATGCCGCTGGTCAACGAGGTGGTCATCGGTCTGAAAGACAAGGACGGGTTCAACGCCAGCGAACCCAAGGATGACGGCCAGTTTGCCACCTATGTCACCCACCCCACACTGCCGGAGCTGCTGGAGATACTGTTCGGTGTAACCGCACCCAATAATTTCCCGCGCAATGACCTTGTCACCGCGTTCCTCACCGGTGTGCCGGACCTTAACGGGCCTGATGGCGTCACAGCGTCGGAAATGTTGCGCCTGAACCCGGCCATTGCAACCACCGCAGCGGCCAGCCAGAACGATCTGGGCGTGCTTGGTGGTGACAATGCCGGCTTCCCCAATGGCCGTCGCCCGGTGGATGACACCGTAGACATCTCGCTGCGTGTCGCCATGGGCGTATTGGCGGACCCCGCCGACGCACCGGATGGTGATCTTGAGTACACAGACGGCGTCCAGCTGGACCCGACCGAACTCAGGGAAACCTTCCCGTACCTGGCCACCCCGATCGCGGGCTCACCCAACAGCTAA
- a CDS encoding HupE/UreJ family protein, with the protein MKQSEHLATFALLTGLLLLLISSAVRAHKASDSFIYVDQGQSEIRIDVALRDLALVLPLDRNGDQKLSGSELRASRDRITRWTEQGITLSNASGDCRMTGQQWGLSSHSDGPYAAGRYTVNCPDGSVPDTLEYQLLFAQDPLHRGLVSLESGEFSTLGVLAPDNRRFSLTTEGAPGSLALFGTFVYQGIVHLLIGLDHILFLLVLMLPATLGKPNGTERAGLKPRLRELIGIVTAFTVAHSITLVLAVLEIVRLPIAWVETVIALSIAVAAINVMWPVLGKKTWKLAFGFGLIHGFGFASVLGDLTSGISQTVLALAGFNIGVELGQLALLILLFPLFYLWGKTNHYGKAAVPVMLIAVGAISLYWVAQRVTAI; encoded by the coding sequence ATGAAACAATCGGAGCACCTGGCAACATTTGCGCTTCTGACAGGTCTGCTATTGCTGCTGATTTCCAGTGCTGTGCGGGCCCATAAGGCCAGCGACAGCTTTATCTACGTGGATCAGGGCCAGTCCGAAATCCGTATTGATGTGGCGTTGCGGGACCTGGCGCTGGTGTTGCCACTGGACCGAAACGGGGACCAGAAACTCAGCGGTTCCGAACTACGGGCCAGCCGCGACCGGATAACCCGATGGACAGAGCAGGGGATCACGCTCTCCAATGCCAGTGGCGACTGTCGGATGACAGGGCAGCAATGGGGTCTCTCCAGCCATAGCGACGGGCCCTATGCTGCCGGTCGCTACACCGTGAACTGCCCTGACGGCTCGGTACCCGATACCCTGGAATACCAGCTTTTGTTTGCCCAGGACCCCTTGCATCGTGGCCTGGTCAGCCTTGAATCCGGTGAATTCAGTACCCTGGGCGTATTGGCACCGGACAACCGCCGCTTTTCGCTGACGACCGAAGGCGCGCCGGGCAGCCTGGCACTGTTCGGCACTTTTGTGTACCAGGGCATCGTCCACCTGTTGATCGGCCTTGACCACATCCTGTTCCTGCTGGTGCTGATGCTGCCGGCCACACTGGGCAAGCCGAACGGCACCGAGCGGGCCGGGTTGAAACCGCGGCTCCGGGAACTGATCGGTATCGTCACCGCCTTTACCGTTGCCCACTCCATTACCCTGGTGCTGGCGGTGCTTGAGATCGTGCGCCTGCCGATTGCCTGGGTAGAGACCGTCATTGCGCTATCCATTGCAGTAGCGGCGATTAACGTGATGTGGCCAGTCCTGGGCAAAAAGACCTGGAAGCTGGCGTTCGGGTTCGGGCTGATACACGGTTTCGGCTTTGCCAGCGTGTTGGGAGACCTCACCAGCGGCATATCGCAGACTGTCCTGGCCCTTGCCGGATTCAACATCGGTGTGGAGCTCGGGCAACTGGCGCTGCTGATTCTTCTGTTCCCGCTGTTCTATCTGTGGGGGAAAACGAACCACTACGGCAAGGCCGCCGTACCGGTGATGCTGATTGCCGTTGGCGCCATCAGCCTGTATTGGGTTGCGCAGCGAGTAACTGCGATCTGA
- a CDS encoding amidase, translating into MKQSEYLRYDAVALADLIRRNEVSAREVSEAAISRAAAVNGKLNAICYPQFSEALGQAYPPDGTFSGVPMLLKDLSQEQQGHPCTFGSRGLKNNVARQDSEYVRRARAGGLVFLGRTATPEFGLKAVTESRLWGPSRNPWNTELTPGGSSGGSGAAVAAGIVPMAGANDGGGSIRIPAAYNGLFGLKPSRGRISSGPLVGEAWTGASTDHVVTRTVRDSAAMLDVLSGPAVGDPFVIAPPAAPYAELMQQSPRRLRIGVFTSSPYDTDVARECVDAVEDTARVLEALGHGVEYARPEFDGMALARCYLGLYFGEVSTLMDKAKAEFGARDEDFELDTRLLAMLGRTMPMPDYVRRRQQWNDFARALGTFFQGYDMYLCPTAGQLPAKIGELETPGHLQLAARLMLMLKAGKLVHRSGQVDQMALESLARTPFTQLANLTGTPAMSVPMYWTASGLPVGVQFGAPHGDETTLLQLAAQLEEASPWFGRYELLEAMV; encoded by the coding sequence ATGAAGCAATCCGAATACCTCCGGTACGACGCGGTAGCGCTTGCCGACCTGATTCGCCGTAACGAAGTGTCAGCCCGGGAAGTCTCTGAGGCGGCTATCAGCCGGGCAGCTGCAGTAAACGGCAAGCTCAATGCGATCTGCTATCCCCAGTTCTCCGAGGCACTGGGCCAGGCATACCCGCCTGATGGTACCTTTTCCGGCGTTCCCATGCTGCTTAAAGATCTGTCCCAGGAGCAACAGGGCCATCCCTGTACATTCGGCAGCCGTGGGCTGAAAAACAACGTTGCACGGCAGGATTCCGAGTATGTTCGGCGGGCCCGTGCAGGCGGGCTGGTGTTTCTTGGCCGTACTGCCACCCCCGAGTTTGGTCTCAAGGCGGTTACCGAGTCCAGACTCTGGGGGCCCTCCCGTAATCCCTGGAATACCGAACTTACTCCCGGCGGCTCCAGTGGTGGCTCCGGCGCTGCCGTGGCCGCCGGCATCGTGCCCATGGCGGGTGCCAATGATGGTGGCGGGTCCATTCGTATTCCGGCTGCCTACAACGGGCTGTTCGGGCTCAAGCCCTCCCGTGGCCGTATTTCCTCTGGCCCCTTGGTTGGCGAAGCCTGGACCGGTGCCTCAACCGACCACGTGGTAACGCGAACTGTGCGGGACAGTGCCGCCATGCTCGACGTGTTGTCCGGTCCCGCGGTGGGAGATCCGTTCGTTATTGCACCGCCGGCAGCGCCCTATGCAGAGCTGATGCAGCAGTCACCGCGACGCCTCAGAATCGGCGTCTTTACGTCTTCTCCCTATGACACCGATGTGGCGCGGGAGTGTGTGGATGCGGTTGAAGACACTGCCCGTGTGCTGGAGGCTCTCGGGCACGGCGTGGAGTATGCGCGCCCGGAATTTGATGGTATGGCGTTGGCCCGGTGTTATCTGGGCCTTTATTTTGGTGAAGTATCGACCCTGATGGACAAGGCGAAGGCCGAATTTGGCGCCAGGGACGAAGATTTTGAGCTGGATACCCGGCTGCTTGCCATGCTTGGCAGGACCATGCCGATGCCGGATTATGTCCGGCGGCGCCAGCAGTGGAATGACTTTGCCCGGGCGCTCGGGACGTTTTTTCAGGGTTACGACATGTATCTCTGCCCCACTGCCGGCCAATTACCGGCAAAAATTGGTGAGCTGGAGACGCCGGGCCATCTTCAACTGGCGGCCCGCCTGATGCTGATGCTCAAGGCCGGTAAACTGGTGCATCGCAGCGGGCAGGTAGATCAGATGGCCCTGGAAAGTCTGGCCCGCACCCCGTTTACCCAACTGGCGAACCTGACCGGGACACCGGCCATGTCGGTCCCTATGTACTGGACGGCCTCCGGGCTGCCTGTCGGGGTGCAATTCGGCGCTCCCCATGGCGACGAGACCACGTTGCTGCAACTGGCGGCGCAACTGGAAGAAGCGAGCCCCTGGTTTGGTCGCTATGAGCTGCTGGAGGCGATGGTGTGA
- a CDS encoding transglycosylase SLT domain-containing protein, with translation MNKSPGRRSLAVAFVVTSIIAPILCASEQPPEPADNWTSIVRSSPYWVSQGVYHNIITIRRWVLKESGYCSDTDRHILFDMHGQFLGYIDDESSREGTQKRLNDTRRSLAASGRAENWAIGGPGTTGYPFALACDQPHVNLDEAVARYLGTLPSELIWGAWDDLSFASQGKPEPLHDALMYVYGTRQQQQRNNVPATLPKYLAGQVLIESSGQQRAHSTADAKGILQLSPSALSDCQIKPSNHWHRLAQIDCALRLMNQNARNLQEPFDRRFGELPADKRDQLFTLLLVQAYHGGAGRVEALLDDDTLSRPAAYFAREHENFSAGDIAFGMVFHNLGRDRFGLASLYYVADVQLATEALCKTARLGKTPFCE, from the coding sequence ATGAACAAGAGTCCCGGGCGTCGCTCACTTGCTGTCGCTTTCGTAGTCACGTCCATTATTGCACCGATTCTGTGCGCCAGCGAACAACCGCCGGAGCCAGCAGATAACTGGACCAGTATCGTCCGCAGCTCTCCCTACTGGGTAAGCCAGGGGGTTTATCACAACATCATCACTATCCGGCGCTGGGTGCTGAAGGAGTCCGGGTACTGCTCTGACACAGACCGCCATATTCTGTTCGATATGCACGGCCAGTTCCTTGGCTATATTGACGATGAGAGCAGCCGCGAAGGTACCCAGAAGCGGCTGAATGACACCAGGCGTTCACTGGCCGCCAGCGGGCGTGCCGAAAACTGGGCCATCGGCGGCCCTGGCACAACCGGCTACCCTTTTGCACTCGCCTGCGACCAGCCCCACGTCAATCTGGACGAAGCCGTGGCCCGTTATCTCGGCACGCTGCCCTCCGAGTTGATCTGGGGTGCCTGGGATGACCTTTCGTTTGCGTCACAGGGTAAACCCGAGCCCCTCCACGATGCCCTGATGTATGTCTATGGAACACGCCAGCAACAGCAACGAAACAACGTGCCGGCAACACTGCCAAAATACCTTGCCGGACAGGTGCTGATCGAAAGCAGCGGCCAGCAAAGGGCCCACTCCACTGCGGATGCCAAAGGCATACTGCAGCTGTCACCGTCGGCGCTCAGCGACTGCCAGATCAAGCCGTCCAACCACTGGCACCGACTGGCACAGATTGATTGTGCCCTCAGGTTAATGAACCAGAATGCGCGCAACCTGCAGGAACCGTTTGACCGGCGCTTTGGCGAGTTACCTGCAGACAAACGCGACCAGCTCTTTACCCTGCTGCTGGTTCAGGCCTATCACGGCGGTGCGGGCCGTGTAGAAGCCTTGCTGGACGATGACACCCTGTCCAGGCCTGCCGCCTACTTTGCCCGTGAGCATGAGAACTTCAGTGCCGGTGATATCGCGTTTGGTATGGTATTTCACAATCTGGGACGGGACCGTTTCGGCCTGGCGTCGTTGTACTATGTGGCGGACGTTCAGCTCGCCACGGAAGCTCTGTGCAAAACTGCGCGTCTTGGCAAAACGCCTTTCTGCGAGTAA
- a CDS encoding sulfite exporter TauE/SafE family protein, which translates to MELTFIPEGLTTTTAGILLISSVITSMITASLGAGGGVLLLVLMALWIPPAAIIPVHGMIQLGSNTGRATLTWRHTDWKAIAAFAPGVLVGAALGAWVLVDLPTYLWQLTIGLFVLYLCWGPALPRGVFGSSGIFLASGLTSFISLFVGATGPLVASFIKQMHADRFTTVATFATAMTLQHAPKALVFGLAGFMFRDWLLFILAMIAFGFAGTWLGLHVLRSMSNRHFSRMFNILLTLLALRLLWQAGGSAGWW; encoded by the coding sequence TTGGAACTGACATTCATTCCGGAGGGCCTGACCACCACTACCGCCGGTATCCTGCTGATAAGTTCGGTCATAACCTCCATGATCACCGCCAGCCTGGGCGCCGGTGGTGGCGTGCTGTTACTGGTGTTGATGGCATTGTGGATCCCGCCTGCGGCGATCATTCCGGTCCACGGCATGATCCAGCTGGGCTCCAATACCGGACGGGCAACCCTGACCTGGCGCCATACCGACTGGAAAGCCATAGCGGCGTTCGCACCCGGGGTACTGGTGGGCGCTGCACTGGGCGCCTGGGTATTGGTGGATCTGCCAACCTACCTCTGGCAGCTGACCATCGGCCTGTTCGTACTCTACCTGTGCTGGGGGCCGGCATTGCCGCGGGGAGTCTTTGGCAGCAGCGGCATATTCCTGGCGTCGGGCCTGACCAGTTTCATCAGCCTGTTTGTGGGAGCAACGGGCCCGCTGGTGGCATCCTTTATCAAACAGATGCACGCTGACCGATTCACCACCGTGGCTACTTTTGCCACGGCCATGACGCTTCAGCATGCTCCGAAAGCCCTGGTGTTCGGGCTTGCCGGCTTTATGTTCCGGGACTGGCTGTTGTTTATCCTGGCAATGATTGCCTTCGGTTTTGCCGGTACCTGGCTGGGGCTTCATGTGCTCAGATCCATGAGCAACCGGCACTTCAGCCGCATGTTCAATATCCTGCTCACTCTACTCGCCCTGCGCCTGCTCTGGCAGGCAGGGGGCTCCGCAGGCTGGTGGTAG
- a CDS encoding diguanylate cyclase, with translation MLRKRWFVSLVNRAVAFVLFAIVLSAVVVAVVSSLVSRAELEAQASEQVGTIADLVAGDLDTRLAQRRNMLAHVAEGFAMEESVLTARARVLIRREIALQHLFDGIYLFDTSGDVIAEYPEQYQQVGLNVSERQYFQQTSNQLTPVISEPYVSNYQDQPAIMITSPIFDHRQRFIGVLGGAVFLAGDNFMKEISGVRIGKTGYIGIATRNGVTLAHGRTGETMTPLRLENPVLRDAMGGFEGTLRTSNQEGTDTIMSVRQMSQVPWFVAAVWPEREAYAPVSRLTDSFVQVLLIVILVAAPLALVVFRRLMAPLHKLGLQISERHLGIRTEPVDVAGGSEIRQVAETFNTVMEERDEVMASLAEREAFFRSLTQSAPIGIIQTDVLGRIEFVNPAFERIVGIDANDLLHTPLLGKVYEEDRASAVDDWRGALNNNAVFLGRFRLKTRNDQQLVWADVMTAVFGTEERTLGTITVVRDITHELEIEAELAEEQERADSILGVLQEGVLMLDVDGVIRYANAAACGFLGLPEGCEQANFFERVEIESENHRWEPDDYLRSADADSLYATMRNNRGRAFDVDLAMLHLHRGSDNHQLTLVIRDDSERRREEERLSWEATHDSLTGLLNRRAFNSSLVKCLGDASKKTVSSVLMLIDLDHFKPVNDEGGHLMGDDLLGRLSDLLRASVRQSDTAARLGGDEFGIILPACGLQRAEEMAESIRRGIESIRIEQDGKSFGVTASIGLTEMSKADSGPREVMARADDGTYAAKARGRNQVVTVPLPHQNRTV, from the coding sequence GTGTTGAGGAAGCGCTGGTTTGTCAGTCTCGTCAACCGGGCTGTCGCCTTTGTGCTCTTTGCCATTGTGCTTTCAGCAGTGGTAGTGGCGGTGGTCAGCTCGCTGGTCAGTCGTGCTGAACTTGAGGCCCAGGCCAGCGAGCAGGTGGGGACGATCGCAGATCTCGTCGCTGGTGATCTGGATACGCGCCTCGCGCAACGAAGGAATATGCTCGCCCATGTTGCCGAGGGGTTTGCCATGGAAGAGAGCGTACTGACCGCCCGGGCCCGCGTACTTATCAGACGTGAAATTGCGCTCCAGCATCTGTTTGATGGGATCTACCTGTTCGATACCAGCGGCGATGTTATTGCCGAATACCCGGAGCAATACCAGCAGGTCGGGTTGAACGTGAGTGAGCGCCAGTATTTCCAGCAAACCTCGAACCAGCTGACTCCGGTTATCAGCGAACCCTATGTGTCGAACTACCAGGACCAGCCGGCGATCATGATTACCTCGCCCATTTTTGATCATCGTCAGCGGTTTATCGGGGTTCTCGGTGGTGCGGTGTTTCTTGCCGGAGACAATTTCATGAAGGAAATAAGCGGGGTGCGCATCGGCAAGACCGGCTATATCGGCATTGCGACCCGCAACGGTGTGACCCTTGCCCACGGGCGAACCGGTGAAACGATGACCCCACTACGGCTCGAAAACCCGGTACTGCGTGATGCCATGGGAGGATTTGAAGGCACACTGAGAACCAGCAACCAGGAAGGTACGGATACCATAATGTCGGTACGGCAGATGTCTCAGGTGCCCTGGTTTGTGGCTGCCGTATGGCCCGAACGGGAAGCCTACGCACCCGTCAGCCGGCTGACTGACAGTTTTGTGCAGGTGTTGCTGATTGTCATTCTGGTGGCGGCGCCGTTGGCGCTGGTGGTGTTCCGGCGCCTGATGGCGCCCCTTCACAAACTCGGGCTGCAGATCAGTGAGCGTCACCTGGGGATCCGCACCGAGCCTGTGGACGTTGCCGGTGGTTCGGAAATCCGCCAGGTGGCAGAAACTTTCAACACCGTTATGGAAGAGCGGGATGAAGTGATGGCATCGCTGGCGGAGCGCGAGGCGTTCTTCCGTTCTCTTACCCAGAGTGCGCCAATTGGCATTATCCAGACCGATGTGCTGGGCCGGATTGAATTCGTTAACCCTGCTTTCGAACGGATTGTCGGCATAGACGCCAATGATCTGCTGCATACTCCGCTGCTTGGAAAGGTGTATGAGGAGGACCGTGCCAGTGCCGTGGACGACTGGCGGGGGGCGCTGAATAACAACGCTGTTTTCCTCGGTCGTTTCCGCCTGAAGACCCGGAACGACCAGCAACTGGTGTGGGCGGATGTGATGACGGCCGTATTTGGTACGGAAGAGCGAACGCTGGGTACCATTACGGTGGTCCGGGATATCACCCATGAACTGGAAATCGAGGCGGAGCTGGCTGAAGAGCAGGAGCGGGCCGACAGCATTCTTGGTGTCCTTCAGGAAGGTGTGTTGATGCTGGATGTTGACGGTGTTATTCGCTATGCCAATGCGGCTGCCTGTGGTTTCCTGGGGTTGCCGGAGGGGTGCGAGCAGGCCAATTTCTTTGAGCGCGTCGAGATAGAAAGCGAAAACCACCGTTGGGAGCCAGACGACTACCTGCGCAGCGCGGATGCAGACAGCCTTTACGCGACGATGAGGAACAATCGCGGGCGGGCCTTCGATGTGGACCTTGCCATGCTGCATCTGCACCGGGGCAGTGACAATCATCAGCTGACACTGGTGATCCGGGATGACAGCGAGCGCCGCCGTGAAGAAGAGCGGCTGTCCTGGGAGGCAACCCACGACAGCCTCACCGGGTTGCTCAATCGACGTGCTTTCAACTCATCCCTGGTGAAATGCCTGGGTGATGCTAGCAAAAAGACGGTTTCCAGTGTGTTGATGCTGATTGACCTGGACCACTTCAAACCGGTCAATGACGAAGGTGGGCACCTGATGGGGGATGACCTGCTCGGACGTCTTTCGGATCTGCTCAGGGCATCCGTGAGGCAATCCGATACAGCAGCTCGCCTTGGTGGTGATGAGTTCGGCATTATTCTGCCCGCCTGTGGCCTGCAGCGGGCTGAGGAAATGGCAGAGTCCATTCGCCGGGGCATTGAATCCATCCGCATCGAGCAGGACGGCAAATCCTTTGGTGTCACGGCGAGCATTGGCTTGACGGAAATGTCCAAAGCCGATTCCGGCCCACGTGAAGTTATGGCGAGAGCTGATGATGGTACATATGCCGCCAAAGCCCGTGGTCGCAACCAGGTAGTCACTGTTCCTCTGCCGCACCAGAACCGCACTGTCTGA
- a CDS encoding MotA/TolQ/ExbB proton channel family protein, translating to MSDPLLTDATGLSAGPVSQLMEMGGPVMMVLLAIAVAGMVTFVYLMLFGTFFAPRFTAKLKKAITVWQQKPGGEVPVQLQRSAGRYRRLNPLHGLVVDTMNARLKGTDPQQIRETVARDAHHALEPFEAPLKIIEVIAALAPLLGLLGTVIGMMEAFSAMAATEGRANASQLSGGIYEALTTTAAGLVIAIPFAALAAWIEFRLRRIQKTINSALVSVLSVPLGAPESYEATENAEPATDTTQAPRRFADYSGTGQQGRLANATG from the coding sequence ATGTCAGACCCCCTGCTCACCGACGCCACCGGACTCAGTGCCGGCCCGGTCAGCCAGCTGATGGAAATGGGCGGCCCTGTAATGATGGTGCTGCTGGCAATTGCCGTTGCGGGCATGGTGACCTTCGTTTACCTCATGTTATTCGGGACTTTTTTTGCCCCCAGATTCACCGCAAAACTTAAAAAGGCCATTACGGTTTGGCAACAAAAGCCCGGCGGTGAAGTGCCCGTTCAGCTGCAGCGCAGCGCCGGCCGCTACCGCCGTCTGAACCCGCTGCATGGTCTGGTTGTTGATACCATGAACGCCCGCCTGAAAGGCACCGACCCACAGCAGATACGGGAAACCGTCGCCAGAGATGCCCATCACGCCCTCGAGCCTTTTGAGGCGCCGCTGAAGATCATTGAGGTGATCGCTGCACTGGCACCGCTGCTGGGACTGCTGGGCACGGTAATAGGCATGATGGAAGCCTTCAGCGCCATGGCCGCCACCGAAGGCCGGGCCAATGCGTCCCAGTTGAGCGGAGGCATATACGAAGCATTGACCACCACCGCAGCGGGCCTGGTGATTGCCATTCCGTTTGCCGCGCTGGCAGCCTGGATTGAATTCCGCCTTCGGCGGATCCAGAAAACCATCAACAGTGCGCTTGTCAGCGTATTATCCGTGCCACTGGGAGCGCCCGAAAGTTACGAAGCCACGGAGAACGCAGAGCCTGCCACAGACACCACGCAGGCCCCCCGTCGTTTTGCCGATTATTCCGGAACCGGACAGCAGGGCCGCCTGGCCAATGCAACTGGTTGA
- a CDS encoding biopolymer transporter ExbD: protein MQLVEPRPARPVPIRITPLIDVVFILLVFFMLTSRLLPVSFMELSNSTGDTSQVTGEPVPEVTVQRDGKAQWQGETWAVEALVSELRASGVNEINLATASATRLTDFTTAYSRLSDSGITTHWKRTPQPAEQP, encoded by the coding sequence ATGCAACTGGTTGAACCAAGACCGGCACGGCCGGTTCCCATCCGTATTACCCCATTGATTGATGTGGTTTTTATCCTGCTGGTGTTCTTCATGCTCACCAGCCGCCTGCTGCCCGTGAGTTTCATGGAGCTGAGCAACAGCACCGGCGATACCAGCCAGGTCACTGGAGAACCCGTGCCCGAAGTAACGGTACAGCGGGATGGCAAAGCTCAGTGGCAAGGGGAAACCTGGGCAGTTGAGGCGCTTGTCAGCGAGCTGAGAGCCAGCGGTGTGAACGAGATCAATCTGGCAACTGCATCCGCTACACGCCTGACAGATTTCACCACCGCCTACAGCCGGTTATCAGACAGCGGCATCACCACCCACTGGAAGCGTACACCGCAGCCCGCGGAGCAACCATGA
- a CDS encoding biopolymer transporter ExbD: MNDLVPPPVTSGKSLMERLEDALLPLINLVFLLLMFFIVAGQLSDTPLPDLPGTGDQAGNEQPHADLIVTAAGEWLVEGRTVEARDFPYALPAPDEQSPLKIAAEQDIAMTDLETLLRVLEDNGYGEVILLTEPAS, encoded by the coding sequence ATGAACGATCTGGTACCACCGCCGGTCACCTCCGGCAAGTCCCTCATGGAGCGCCTGGAAGATGCCCTGCTGCCGCTCATCAACCTGGTGTTCCTGCTGCTGATGTTTTTTATCGTGGCAGGCCAGTTGTCGGATACGCCGTTACCGGATCTTCCCGGCACCGGGGATCAGGCAGGCAATGAACAGCCCCACGCGGACCTGATCGTTACCGCAGCCGGGGAGTGGCTGGTAGAGGGGAGAACCGTTGAGGCCCGAGACTTTCCATACGCGCTGCCGGCTCCGGATGAACAGTCCCCCCTTAAAATAGCGGCCGAACAGGACATTGCCATGACAGACCTGGAAACCCTGCTTCGCGTGCTTGAGGACAACGGCTACGGGGAAGTCATCCTGCTGACGGAGCCTGCCAGCTGA